A stretch of the Papaver somniferum cultivar HN1 chromosome 6, ASM357369v1, whole genome shotgun sequence genome encodes the following:
- the LOC113291760 gene encoding uncharacterized protein LOC113291760 has protein sequence MDEAGTHTGHKSYPTCVLEAVASYDRWFWHGYFGVGGSRNDLNVLKFSNLFDDNVNGIAPPCHFTINGNQYMQGYYLVDGIYKSYSVLVQGYGAPSGIPILELFNKYQMAKRKDVEQAFGTLQSKFRILYHRCNYCEKQDMKSIMRTCLILHNIIVEDEYRDPEWKYVPDPPHAPIVGYLRQTSESLQNPVLQERLRTDLATHIWERHGQGLRDGEMPGDAIDNELDSGEDTDEVDVDQDHYDPGQVFLGSDSEGLYYMFFYLCER, from the coding sequence ATGGATGAGGCGGGAACACACACAGGCCACAAAAGTTATCCCACCTGTGTTCTTGAGGCGGTTGCTTCATACGATAGGTGGTTTTGGCATGGGTATTTTGGAGTGGGTGGATCAAGAAATGATCTTAATGTTTTGAAGTTCTCTAATTTGTTTGATGACAATGTCAATGGTATTGCACCACCTTGTCATTTTACTATCAATGGGAACCAGTACATGCAGGGGTATTATTTAGTGGATGGAATTTATAAGAGTTACTCTGTGTTAGTCCAAGGTTACGGTGCACCCAGTGGTATTCCAATTCTCGAGTTATTTAACAAATATCAAATggctaagaggaaagatgtggaaCAGGCATTTGGGACACTGCAAAGTAAATTTAGGATCCTTTACCACAGATGTAACTACTGTGAAAAGCAAGATATGAAATCGATCATGAGAACCTGCTTGATATTGCATAATATCATTGTAGAGGATGAATATCGTGACCCGGAGTGGAAATATGTGCCAGACCCACCTCATGCACCTATAGTTGGATACTTGAGGCAGACAAGTGAGTCATTACAAAACCCCGTTCTTCAGGAGAGACTTCGTACGGATCTTGCAACTCATATATGGGAACGGCATGGTCAAGGTCTAAGGGATGGTGAAATGCCTGGAGATGCGATAGACAATGAGCTGGATTCGGGAGAAGACACGGACGAGGTTGATGTTGATCAAGACCATTACGACCCTGGACAAGTTTTTTTGGGCTCCGATTCAGAAGGACTTTattatatgtttttttatttatgtgAGCGGTGA
- the LOC113291763 gene encoding uncharacterized protein LOC113291763, translating into MASSSNPIPTIAAPSDQYQLAKAQAFSLPMDELQRLRDEFQSEINRRASEEAQRLREEDEKKRREEEETESLYCAWLPHHFARVDRKEDEQSERYQKGLKYGSATESDSEGGSDAGFEYPLEEINTSEDDYVAAEDKRKMEKYLDWKLQRRFEFERANPKIFARTMHEGEPRVEKRYPVIIHPRVAHSINSNEELPEASSDEEDDESSSLGDSDTSPASSGSSCSERYEEDEEDWSYDDEDY; encoded by the coding sequence ATGGCAAGTTCCAGTAACCCCATTCCGACCATTGCTGCACCTTCTGATCAATACCAATTAGCCAAAGCTCAAGCTTTTTCACTTCCAATGGATGAATTACAACGATTGAGAGATGAATTTCAAAGTGAGATAAACAGGCGTGCAAGTGAAGAGGCACAACGACTAAGAGAGGAGGATGAGAAAAaaagaagggaagaagaagaaactgagtCACTCTATTGTGCATGGTTACCGCATCATTTCGCACGAGTTGATCGGAAGGAGGATGAGCAATCAGAAAGGTATCAGAAAGGTCTCAAGTATGGTAGTGCGACTGAAAGTGACTCTGAGGGAGGATCTGATGCAGGATTTGAGTACCCCTTAGAAGAGATAAATACCAGTGAGGATGATTATGTTGCTGCTGAAGATAAGAGAAAGATGGAAAAATATCTTGATTGGAAGTTACAAAGGCGTTTTGAGTTTGAGAGAGCCAATCCCAAGATATTTGCCAGGACCATGCATGAAGGAGAACCCAGGGTTGAGAAGAGATATCCTGTGATAATTCACCCTCGAGTTGCTCATTCCATCAATTCCAATGAGGAACTTCCTGAAGCGtccagtgatgaagaagatgatgaaagttcGTCATTAGGAGATAGTGATACATCCCCTGCTTCATCGGGTAGCAGCTGCAGTGAACGATATGAAGAGGATGAGGAAGACTGGAGTTACGATGATGAGGACTATTAA
- the LOC113291761 gene encoding uncharacterized protein LOC113291761, with amino-acid sequence MESVSISEDPIRRRVIMHSNTAILAGIRDWQFSLAEYKYLLPEFTYADILRMFGNIVGEVRVIEPDGVNPPTSSKYRALVLINPYRLCPECKVPNHEEIDCDNMTHTRHEMEEIVRGFGFVDPILPPQRNPEQEAQLFLQHGSQRRDRLRQPIEQQPRPFDGMRLSIFSATDSGSGASSSYQNQAQPSSSLRPSYTMTSDGASTSGVKKIYRRTPILVITSEPHIPDADLDDNVVTSQVDDIVSVEDDTTASAIDNVWDIAAASAYNAQNHTDAWQQIFYFLCETKAQSNNMRFYLSNTKYPHYWFHPSLGLSGGISLGWKNGIDIEIMHTASKNIHAIVHTHDNNMDFLITFMYGAHDDTENANQWQYLINMHLFVDLPWVLLGDLIFTMHDSETHSSSVTHPHHARHVRNFVRQLGLIDLGYSGADTTWSNHRSGDDHVSARLDRALVNNRWINHYTNAHLQHLVPVASDHNPILLHTIWKRLSFGNIDNNLQNIQKQLQFCYDRNLPSSHPQVKHLSSSLQQWLLIQKEFFMQKTCDKVLEADRNTSYFHSIVNYNKRRSTINSIQGPLGIWFDSRSDIEDILTNHFKNIATSSKPQINNEILQLFQPCVSEIQNNFLIQVPHAQEIKDVVFKIKPWAYPGNDGFQAGFYQHCWDVVGTEVLIPKISNPKTPADYRPISLCNVSYKIISKILANRLKPLLPDIISHTQTAFVAGRHIHDNIIISHEILFSMKRKKIKKALVGLKLDMSKAFDRVEWSFLLSIFQKLGYHNDWISLIEQCISTSNISILINGSPSSIFSPTRGIRQGDLLSPFLFLFVMEAFSRLLQLNVDSGCLSGIRINHHCPLINHLFFADDCLLFFEADSTQMQHLQHLLHIFGQASGQVINMQKSTLFFGKHTYNSHKSNITGILGMKFMGLGKKYLGIPLLLHRSIHKNCQGVIDNMNNRLQGWQKKIVNQAGRTTQVNSVLSSMGLYQMQVFKLPEATFQQMERIQRSYWWNSYIKPRSQKYISWRKVSLPKRLGGLGLKNLCNYNLAFLAKLAWQLLHNQDALWAKLLKGKHFPHHDMRFFPPPVNLNSSWIWQSISIGLEIVLKNAKWQVGNGAHINIWTSNWIPSLNSALQDWGDLNTSNYQLVSDLIDTDTEQWNVSLLRLLFTADQVNSILTIPIQLDQEDKLIWPFTTTGIFTTASTYKILCDKDILTDNSMGLYQHFWLSFWKLKVPYKFQIFLWRAIHNAVPVKEIIFTHVHNADLHCVLCNHNQMEDLDHLLLHCPFSRAIWQYFLPHQFHFILQHSSLLSWIQTWQLKDSIINIQKSPEIVHLDICIMHFIWKLRCSVVFNNTTPNHNSVVHQYLKINIDASYNSSSLLAGIGIIVRNSTEAYVMGRGALRRASNAQQAEAWAMLEAMQLADSNGWSHVIFESDNLGICSFLQQQSSLCHWQSMPLL; translated from the exons ATGGAAAGTGTTTCTATCAGTGAAGATCCTATTAGGAGAAGAGTGATTATGCATTCTAACACTGCTATCTTAGCTGGAATTAGGGATTGGCAGTTTAGTCTTGCTG AGTATAAATATCTTTTACCTGAATTCACCTATGCTGATATTCTTCGAATGTTTGGTAATATTGTTGGGGAAGTTAGAGTTATAGAACCAGATGGTGTGAACCCTCCTACATCCTCTAAGTATAGAGCTCTTGTTCTCATTAAT CCATATCGTCTTTGTCCTGAATGTAAAGTTCCTAATCATGAAGAGATTGACTGTGATAATATGACTCATACCCGTCATGAGATGGAAGAAATTGTTCGTGGTTTTGGTTTTGTAGATCCCATTTTGCCTCCTCAAAGGAATCCTGAGCAAGAAGCACAACTCTTTCTACAACATGGATCTCAGAGGCGTGATAGACTACGACAACCTATTGAACAACAGCCTAGACCCTTTGATGGTATGCGCCTTTCAATCTTCTCGGCCACTGATTCAGGTTCTGGTGCTTCCTCTTCATATCAAAATCAAGCTCAGCCCTCTTCTTCTTTGAGACCATCTTATACTATGACTAGTGACGGTGCTAGTACTAGTGGTGTTAAGAAAATATATCGTCGTACACCTATTTTGGTTATAACTTCTGAGCCGCATATTCCTGATGCTGATTTGGATGACAATGTGGTTACTTCTCAAGTGGATGATATTGTCTCTGTTGAAGATGATACCACTGCTTCAGCCATAGATAATGTTTGGGACATTGCTGCAGCCTCTGCTTATAATGCACAGAATCATACTGATGCATGGCAACAA ATATTTTATTTCTTGTGTGAAACCAAAGCTCAGTCTAATAATATGAGATTTTATCTTTCTAATACTAAATATCCTCATTACTGGTTTCATCCCTCTTTGGGTCTCTCTGGAGGTATCTCTCTTggctggaaaaatggaattgatattgaaatcatGCATACAGCCTCTAAAAATATCCATGCTATTGTCCATACTCATGATAATAATATGGATTTCTTGATAACCTTCATGTATGGTGCTCATGATGATACAGAAAATGCCAACCAGTGGCAATATCTTATTAATATGCATTTGTTTGTTGATCTTCCTTGGGTTCTTCTAGGTGATTTAATTTTCACCATGCATGACTCCGAAACACATAGCTCTAGTGTCACTCATCCTCATCATGCTAGACATGTTAGAAATTTTGTTCGGCAACTAGGTCTCATTGACTTAGGTTACTCAGGAGCTGACACAACTTGGTCAAATCATCGTAGTGGAGATGATCATGTCTCTGCTCGTCTAGATAGAGCTTTAGTGAATAATCGCTGGATCAACCACTACACAAATGCACATCTTCAACATTTAGTACCTGTTGCTTCGGATCACAACCCGATTTTGCTACATACA ATATGGAAACGACTTTCTTTTGGAAACATCGATAATAACCTTCAAAATATTCAGAAGCAACTACAATTTTGCTATGACCGCAATTTGCCTTCTTCTCATCCTCAAGTTAAGCATCTAAGCTCTTCCTTGCAGCAATGGCTTTTGATTCAAAAAGAGTTCTTCATGCAAAAAACATGTGATAAAGTTCTTGAAGCAGATAGAAACACTTCTTATTTTCACTCGATAGTCAATTACAATAAGAGAAGGTCAACTATCAATTCCATCCAGGGTCCCTTGGGCATTTGGTTTGATAGCAGAAGTGATATTGAAGATATACTTACTAACCATTTTAAGAATATTGCTACTTCTTCTAAGCCTCAGATTAATAACGAGATTCTGCAGCTTTTTCAACCTTGTGTTTCCGAAATACAGAACAATTTCCTTATCCAGGTGCCTCATGCTCAAGAAATAAAGGATGTGGTATTTAAAATCAAGCCTTGGGCTTATCCGGGTAATGATGGGTTCCAAGCTGGATTTTATCAACATTGTTGGGATGTTGTTGGCACTGAG GTTTTAATCCCTAAAATTTCAAACCCAAAAACACCTGCTGATTACAGACCCATAAGTCTATGCAATGTTAGctataaaattatttctaaaattttAGCTAACCGTCTTAAACCCCTTCTTCCTGATATTATCTCTCATACTCAAACTGCCTTTGTTGCAGGAAGACATATCCATGACAATATCATTATTTCTCATGAGATTTTGTTTAGTATGAAACGTAAAAAGATTAAGAAGGCTTTGGTTGGTTTGAAATTagacatgtcgaaagctttcgacagggtTGAATGGTCATTTCTGCTTTCCATCTTTCAGAAATTGGGTTATCATAATGATTGGATTAGTTTAATAGAGCAgtgtatttctacttcaaatattTCCATTCTTATCAATGGCAGTccttcttcaattttttctccGACTCGGGGTATTCGTCAAGGAGACCTGTTGTctccttttttatttctttttgtcatggaAGCTTTTTCTAGACTTTTGCAGCTTAATGTGGACTCTGGTTGTCTTTCAGGGATTAGAATTAATCATCACTGCCCTTTAATTAATCATCTGTTCTTCGCGGatgattgtttgttattttttgaaGCTGATTCTACTCAAATGCAGCATCTTCAACACTTGCTTCATATATTTGGACAAGCTTCAGGTCAGGTGATAAATATGCAGAAATCAACCTTATTTTTTGGCAAGCACACTTATAATTCTCATAAGTCTAATATCACTGGTATTCTTGGTATGAAATTTATGGGACTTGGCAAAAAATACTTGGGTATACCTCTTCTGCTGCATAGATCCATACATAAGAACTGTCAGGGTGTTATTGATAACATGAATAATAGATTGCAGGGCTGGCAGAAAAAAATTGTGAATCAAGCAGGAAGAACTACTCAGGTTAATTCTGTTCTAAGCTCTATGGGTTTGTATCAAATGCAGGTTTTCAAACTACCTGAAGCAACTTTTCAACAAATGGAAAGAATTCAGAGAAGCTATTGGTGGAACAGTTACATCAAGCCACGTTCTCAAAAGTACATTTCTTGGAGAAAGGTAAGTTTACCTAAAAGGCTAGGTGGTTTAGGACTTAAAAATTTATGCAACTATAACTTAGCTTTTCTTGCGAAACTAGCTTGGCAACTGTTACATAACCAAGATGCTTTATGGGCGAAGTTGTTGAAAGGTAAACATTTTCCTCATCATGACATGCGTTTCTTCCCTCCACCGGTTAACTTAAATTCAAGTTGGATTTGGCAAAGTATCTCTATTGGGCTCGAGATTGTGTTGAAAAATGCTAAATGGCAAGTTGGTAATGGAGCTCATATCAACATATGGACTTCTAACTGGATTCCTTCTCTGAATTCTGCTTTACAGGACTGGGGTGATTTGAATACTTCTAACTATCAGTTGGTTTCTGATCTTATAGATACTGATACTGAACAATGGAATGTGTCGCTTCTTCGCCTTCTCTTTACAGCTGATCAAGTGAACTCCATTTTAACCATTCCCATTCAGTTAGATCAAGAGGATAAATTAATCTGGCCCTTTACAACCACTGGTATTTTTACTACTGCCTCAACTTATAAGATATTGTGTGATAAAGATATCCTAACAGATAACTCCATGGGTTtatatcaacatttttggttatcTTTTTGGAAGTTGAAAGTACCTTACAAGTTTCAGATTTTCCTGTGGAGAGCTATTCACAATGCTGTTCCAGTCAAagaaataattttcacccatGTGCATAATGCTGATTTACACTGTGTACTTTGCAACCACAATCAAATGGAAGATCTGGACCATCTATTACTTCATTGCCCTTTCTCTAGGGCAATATGGCAGTATTTTTTACCTCATCAGTTTCACTTTATTTTGCAGCACTCTTCTCTCTTATCTTGGATTCAGACTTGGCAACTCAAAGACTCCATCATCAACATCCAGAAGTCCCCTGAGATTGTTCACTTAGATATATGCATCATGCATTTCATATGGAAGCTTCGATGTAGTGTTGTTTTTAACAATACCACTCCCAACCATAACTCTGTAGTCCATCAG TACCTAAAAATTAATATCGATGCTTCTTATAATTCTAGTTCTTTGTTAGCTGGTATTGGAATTATAGTTCGGAACTCTACAGAGGCATATGTCATGGGAAGGGGAGCCTTGAGAAGAGCTAGTAATGCTCAACAGGCCGAAGCATGGGCAATGTTGGAGGCTATGCAACTGGCAGATTCAAATGGTTGGTCTCATGTGATTTTTGAATCTGATAATCTGGGAATTTGTTCTTttcttcaacaacaatcttctcTTTGTCACTGGCAGAGTATGCCTCTTCTGTGA